A region of the Sideroxydans lithotrophicus ES-1 genome:
CGGCTGGGTACGCATCGATCCCACTGCCGCCATCTCCCCGGCACGGATACAGAACGGCCTTAACGCCGCCTTGCCGAATGACGCAGCCTTGCCGTTCCTTGCCCGCACGCAATCGCCGTTGCTGCTCAAGCTGAGGTTCAACCTCGACGCTCTGACCAATCAGTGGAACCAGTGGGTGCTGGGCTACGACACCGAGCGTCAGTTCGCATTCCTGACCCGCCTGGGCATGGAAGACATCACCTGGCAGAAGCTGGCGATCGACATGCTGGCCGGCGTCGCCCTGCTCGTGGGCATCTTCACGCTGATCATGTTGCGCCGCCTGACCGCACACCAGATCGACGCGGTGCAGGCCGCATGGCTGAAGGTCTGCCGCAAACTGGGGAAGGCCGGACTACCGCGTGCGCCGCATGAAGGAGCGATGGATTATGCGGCGCGCATCGCCGCCATGCGTCCAGACATTGCGGAAGGCATCCGCGACATCGCCGCGCGTTACGCATCGCTGCGCTATGGCGGCGAGACCGAGCAGGAAGTGTTGGCAGCTTTCAGGACGGCGGTGCGAGCGTTCAAGCTATAATCCGCACCAATCCAACCGAAGCAAACCATCATGCAGATCACCCGAAGACTGGAATTCGATGCCGGACACCGCATCCCCAACCACAACAGCCAGTGCAAACACCTGCACGGACATCGTTACGCCATCGAGATCACCTTGTCCGGCGACATCATCACCACAGAGGGCGTTTCGGAACAGGGTATGGTGATGGATTTCTCGGACGTGAAGCGCATCGCCAAGGAACAGGTGGTGGACAAGTGGGATCACGCGTTCCTGGTCTATCGCAACGACAAGGTGGTGCTGGATTTCCTGGACACGCTGCCTGAGCACAAGACGGTGGTGATGGACGTCATCCCGACAGCCGAGAATCTGGCCAGGGTCGCATTCGACCTGCTGCGGGGAGCCTACCACGACACCTACGGCAACCATCTGCGCCTGGAGAGGGTGCGGCTTTTCGAGACGCCCAATAACTGGGCGGATCACACGCGCTGAACTTCAGACCTCGCCGTAATCCCCAACCACGACCCGATCGCGTCCTTCGACCTTGGCCTGATACAGGGCACGGTCCGCGGAGCGCAACAAGACATCCAGTGAAAAACCGCTCTTGGGCTCGACCGAAGCAATGCCGCAGCTGATGGTGACGCGCCGCGATGGCGTGGCATGCGGGATGCCGAGTTCGGCCACATGCTGGCGGACGTTCTCTGCCACCCATTTTGCGCCGTCGGCATCGGTCTCGCCCAGTACCAGCACGAACTCTTCGCCGCCATAGCGTGCTGCCAAGTCGGCTGCGCGCGGTGCTGCACGCGCCACCTGCCCGGCGACTGCACGCAGGCATTCGTCGCCGGCCTGGTGGCCGAACTGGTCGTTGAAGAGTTTGAAACTGTCGATATCCAGCATCACCAGCGCGAGCGGTTTCTTCATGCGTTCGCAACGGCGCCACTCGCGCAGCGACAACTCGTCGAACATGCGGCGATTCGCGATGCCGGTCAGGCCGTCGGTGGTGGAAAGGCGTTGCAGCTCCTTGTTGGCCGCATTCAACTGGTGGCTGACATCGACCAGCGAACGCTGCATCTCGATCAGCCTGCGCATGGCGCGCACTTTGGCATGCAACACCACCTCGCTGATCGGCTTCATCAGGTAATCGTCGCCGCCGACTTCGATGCCGCGCGCGAGGTCCTCGTCCTTGGTCATGCTGGTGAGGAAGATGATCGCCGTCCAGTCGTCTTTCTTCTCGGAGGAACGGATCTGCCTGGCGATCTCGAAGCCGTCGATATCGGGCAGCTGCGCGTCCAGCATGATGATATCGGGGCGTTCCTTGCGATAGATCTCGATGGCGGCGGCGCCCGTCTCGGCGGTCAAGGGTTGCTTGATATCCATGCGTTCGAGGAAATTGCACAGGACCTTCAGGGTGACTTTGCTGTCTTCCACGACCAGCACTTTGAGCGCGTCTGTTCTTTTTTTCATATGGCGGCGGTTGAGGTTTTGCCGCCATTATAAGGCCGAAATGCAAAATTACCGCCTTTTGTCAGTCACATAGCGTGAAATTATTCGTTCCCTTCGTGTGACTGTTCCATCAGCTCCGACTCCCAATGCGATTGCATCTCCGGGTCGTAGAAGCGCACATTATTGCGCCCGGCGTCCTTGGCCTGATACATCGCGGCATCGGCATACTTGAGCAATACATCCATGCTGTCGTCGTTGCCGTGATACAGGCTGATGCCGATGCTGGGCGAACAGCGATATTCGAGCTCTTTGAGCCGGTAGGGCCGGGACAAGGCATCGCGTATTTTCTCCGCCACCACGCCGGACTTGT
Encoded here:
- the queD gene encoding 6-carboxytetrahydropterin synthase QueD, with protein sequence MQITRRLEFDAGHRIPNHNSQCKHLHGHRYAIEITLSGDIITTEGVSEQGMVMDFSDVKRIAKEQVVDKWDHAFLVYRNDKVVLDFLDTLPEHKTVVMDVIPTAENLARVAFDLLRGAYHDTYGNHLRLERVRLFETPNNWADHTR
- a CDS encoding diguanylate cyclase, which encodes MKKRTDALKVLVVEDSKVTLKVLCNFLERMDIKQPLTAETGAAAIEIYRKERPDIIMLDAQLPDIDGFEIARQIRSSEKKDDWTAIIFLTSMTKDEDLARGIEVGGDDYLMKPISEVVLHAKVRAMRRLIEMQRSLVDVSHQLNAANKELQRLSTTDGLTGIANRRMFDELSLREWRRCERMKKPLALVMLDIDSFKLFNDQFGHQAGDECLRAVAGQVARAAPRAADLAARYGGEEFVLVLGETDADGAKWVAENVRQHVAELGIPHATPSRRVTISCGIASVEPKSGFSLDVLLRSADRALYQAKVEGRDRVVVGDYGEV